Proteins co-encoded in one Ictalurus furcatus strain D&B chromosome 9, Billie_1.0, whole genome shotgun sequence genomic window:
- the znf593 gene encoding zinc finger protein 593: MGKSKQVGNHKNGKKKNIAKTWKTKRRTKDLDQIHADMIPTNAAKLLKQEVDYDVTGFGQHYCLHCARYFVDLKAMKEHFKTKVHKKRLKELREEPYTQAEAERAAGMGSYVPPKKVEVHTQEVEEDMA; encoded by the exons ATGGGCAAATCCAAGCAGGTGGGCAACcacaaaaatggcaaaaagaAGAACATTGCAAAGACATGGAAGACAAAGCGAAGGACAAAGGACTTGGACCAGATCCATGCTGACATGATCCCTACCAATGCAGCCAAActcctgaaacaggaagtggactATGATGTCACAGGCTTCGGTCAGCACTACTGCCTGCACTGCGC GCGCTACTTTGTTGACCTGAAGGCCATGAAGGAGCATTTCAAGACCAAAGTCCATAAAAAACG GTTGAAGGAGCTGAGAGAGGAGCCGTACACCCAGGCCGAGGCGGAGAGAGCGGCGGGAATGGGCTCGTACGTCCCACCTAAAAAGGTCGAAGTGCACACGCAGGAGGTGGAGGAAGACATGGCATGA